A stretch of DNA from Schizosaccharomyces osmophilus chromosome 2, complete sequence:
GATTTTTGCAAGTGCTTGTCAGCGGAATAAAGAGacttgatgaaaaaaatgaagctgATAGACATGGCGTATACTCCATTCTATCGCTTTTTGAGAACCTCGTTTCAATTGACAATGAAGTATGTTCGATAGTAGCTCAAAAAACCGATTTGCTACAGTGGTTACTTCAACGGATTTCCGTTTCTGAAACCTATATATCAACGAATTTACAGTATTCAGTAGAAGTTTTGGCTATCTTCCTTAGCCACTCCCGAGATGCCCGCAAAAGCGTTTGTGAATTAAATGGTACAGACTTACTACTTCGAAAAATTAGTCCCTACCGTTTACGCGACCCTTCCCAAGGGTTGGAAGAAGAGACCATGgaaaatgtttttgattGCCTATCTAGCCTTACACAGGAAACCTACGGAAAAGACTCATTcatgaaggaagaaggaattgaatTATGCATTCTAAACATGAAGAACAAGGGAAAAAGCAGAGAATCTTCATTTAAAGTTATCGATTACTTATTATTTGGACCCCTTTCGATGCCCTATTGCCAACATTTCGTTCAAGCCGGAGGATTAAAACACATCTTTTCTACTTTTATGAAAAGCCAAAGCTCGGAAACAATAGACCATCTATTAGCAATCTTTTGTTCCTTATTTCGGTCGTTACCAGCAGACACAATAGAGAGAATGCGGTTTTACAGAAAATTTTCCGAGAACGATTGCGAAAAAACAcgaaaaatattttcaatttaccGTAAATTGAACGCACAGATAgagaaagtaaataaacaaaaagattcaGACCGAACGGCTgaaactgaagaagaaaagtccACCCGGTGGTTTTTGGTGCAAATAGATCATGGGCTATTTGCATTTCAGTCAGTTGTCGTTATACTGGGTTGGCTATGTGTTGAGGACAATCATATGTTAGAGATAATTAGGTTGCTTTTAACGGAAGCCAATTTCTCTATGAAcgatttgaaggaaaagttATTCCTTTATTATGAAAGCCTAGAAGATCCTGCGAttcaaaacgaagaaagTGATGATGTGTAcagaattgaagaaaagccCATGATTGCGGCATTATTGGAAGAATTTCCTGAAAACTAACATGAGGAATGGTTAGactcaacaaaagaaatacatGGGTGAATGAATGGAAACTTTAATAGATAAATGCCATgatagaataaaaaaaaagtatatataTTAGATTGACCTATTATCCTCAAAAAAGACGAACGAATAAGTTTTAATCGGCCAAATGAGAGTACTCCGTTTCCGAAagttgtttttggaaaaacttCTCAAGACGGTCAGCGTTTTTGTAATATGTTGTGCTTGGATCATTATATTGTCGACAATTATTAAATATTAATTTTGCATCACGTATGAATTCTTCCACGGATTCATATTGATTGTTACGAAGCCGGTATTCCATGGTAGATAAATCGACCGGATGCTCGATGACTTCGTAATAATCGGGAACGTCCTCTCTGTTTACCGGTTGAGCAAACGGCCAAGAGGAAGGATGATTTTGCATTTCGGTGAACAGCATTTCCAACACAGCAAAGAATGGCTTTGGCTTTGGCTGTTGAGCCAGATCTTCCATTTCCTTACACCATCCTACTTCCATCAAGCCTGGAACTTGGTTTGGTTCGATATGTGCAGGCCCGTATTTGAAAACATCTAGTCCAGGATATACAAGGTTGGAACGAGTGAGTCTATTAATTTTCGAGATAACAGAAGCTTTTTGAATAGCCAAAATTACACTCGCTTCCAGgtatttaatttttgggAGCATGGTACACTGCATCAAGGTACCACCTTCGTAATCTTTTATGTAGCCCATCCAGATTTCTTTGGACAAATTGATTTCTTGTGTAAAcccttgttttttaaaataacCAATGGCATAGTTATCGGCATATGTGAGGAAGTGCTGGACTTTGGAGGTTCCACGAACATAGTCTTTCAGATGGTTCATTAAATGTGAACCATAGCCCCGTACCTGCTCAGTAGAAGCAATGGCacagaaaacaatttcGGCAAATTCACGTTGCTCAAAAGGACGGTAGGTGATGCCACCCACAACGTGCAAGTTATCTTTCACGATGGTCATGGATAAGTGATTTCTGTCGTAAATAAGTCTGGTGATGTATTCTTTTGGCATTTTTGGTAGCtgtttcataaaaatatttttcaaaccTGTTAACATGATAAAGCTTTCAGGATGATCGTCATTTGCTACCACACGAAACTTTATGATTCCtcgcttttcttctaaagcCGCAGGCTTTTCGAGAATCTTTAGTTGTCCCACGTCAAAATCTACGTTCATGTCAGATGAAAGCAATTGTTGGCCTTTCCGAGAATCTGTATCATTCCCCTTTGTGGCCAAGGAAGATTGCGCATGTTTTCCCATattcgtttctttactttcttcTCCAATGCTAGTACTAGCAGGCTTGTCAACTTCCATCAACgtatctttttcttcctccttcTCGGAGGGATGGTTCAAATTCATTGTGTTTGAATAGAACCCTTGTATGATCGTATAGTCTTAAAGTCCACCcaaactgaaaaagaaagaaaacataaaaatcTATCCcacaaaagaaaccaaaagaaatgaaaaaacacGTTTTCTGCACGCAAAATGTTATAGTACCCTGGTAAGAATGATTTATCTTCCTTTTCGATATGCAAAACTAAAATAGTAAACGCAGTAGCAATAAAGGGAAAGGTATGAATAGActgttcaaaaagaaagcatttTCTTCGCAAACCTCAACCAAAACTAACAAAATCCcaagttcttttttcttgtaggTCCTCTATGGTGGTAGTGTTTTCCCCGTTTGGTGAATCCGTGCGTGTCACTCACTATCCAGAAAGGTCAAATACAACAGAGAAACCATAGGAAACAGAAAATTAAATGGGATTGGATGGTAGCAGAAGCAGTAGTATTAGCATACCTATAAAATCATGTACTaagattttatttaatttttctttgatcCGATTTGACCGAGTGGTTTCGGTTGATGAATGGCCGATAAAGTTCAAGCCATCAGCACTTTTGTAAATAGAACACTTTTTGCTGGGAAACTTGAGTTTCATAAATCTTACTGGTGCTTTTTCACTTGGAAAGTTTTTGAGATGTAGAACCTCTCATCGTGGAACTTCCAACAAGGTAAACAGCCCAGATACCACACTCAGTAACCATCTTCAGGTTAAACCAAGAGAACACACCAAAATATTAGTTCATGAATACTTAACATAGGGTATTAATGAAAGGTacagctttcttttcttgctatttttttcgatgtaaacaaacgcaAATCCCAAGAGACCGCAAGGGTAACAATCTCAATTACGATGATATCTTCCTAAGTATACTACAATATAACAGCCGAAAACAATATAATTGTAAACAGCTACACTTGACTTGGAACCCAAGCCTTCTTCCTCTATAAGGAAATATTTGTTCATTATGACAATGCTTACGTTCCCATCgaaatgtttctttctttagcCAATTGCTCTTATAATTTTAAGGGAAATTCTAGAAATTTAtaatgtttttctttttctttcttcctcttGGACTCCAGGATTTCTGGCACAATAAGAGTAAATACGCAAAACTTCAACTGACTTGTCCAAGATGGTATGTTAACAGTTTGGTCATGGAACTCaacgaagaaaagcaagagaCTTGATTTCCTAAGAAGTTTAATTTTAAGAGTTACTTTAGTGAAACAAGAGCGCATGACCTTTTAATTGATGTAGTTGCTAACCATTTTTAGTTTTAATAAATCAGGTAGGATATCCCCAACCGTGGCAGTTACACTTCAATATATCAATATAATAATGTAGTCTTTTTGGAATGCATTACTAATCCCTCAAACTCGTAGTTCGTGTTTGTCGACATTGGAAAACGCTTTCCATTATCATTTTACCGATTCTCCCTGTCTATACTTCGAAAGTAAGTTTCATGCCTTTTGGATCTGAATCCTAAGGCCTTTTGCAGTAAAAACGAATTTCAACGCTGACATGGACTTAGGCTTTACGATGCTCTGTTTGCAAATGGTGGGAGCCTACCAACAAACACTTAATTGAACAGAAAATTAGGGACGAACCTCGTCTGCAAAGTGCAAGGCTACAAGCACATCCTGGAATGCAGTATCCCCATCCTGCAACAACGATACAGCAACCTTGCTACGAACCTAGTGGCTCGAATCCATCACAAGACCAGTCGCACTCAAAACCCCAGAGGCATTCTGAGGAGCCGCTTCCTCCCTATTCATAACAACCACAATTGGAAGTGCATCGTTATTATCATATTCTTTATCCGTCAATGACCATAAGCCATCAGCTATTATCAAATTTGTTCTACAGTGTGAATCACTGCATCTTTTCCagtaaagtaaaaatattatGTGATTATCTAGTGCTAGCGATACAAAATTCGGATAAAACAGCATCTTATACTAGCCCAAATGAATTGATTCGTTTGTGCTTCACTTATTATTGTACACCAAGCTATTATAGTGAGCACCCAATCCGTATAAATGTTGGTAGTATGCGATGCATACAGGCGTCGTATGCTTCGCTTCTTGAGGTTCAAATTTAATAATGGGTCCATTTGTATTGTAAACGTAGATAGGAACTTGTACATCATTGGAAAGTGCTTGAATTTCAATATCACCTCCCCATTTTCCCGTTGTCCGAATTTCATTGCAATATTGCTCCACCGACATTACTTCTCCTGTGTCTTCATCGAGTAAAAAGCCAGAATATTCATCCCCATGCTTAAAAATGTAGTTTGCAGCGCGATCACGGAGCTGATGATAGTTCAGCTTTATATTGAAATGATAGTTAAGTTGATGAGAAATGGATGCGAATAAACAATGACCGTCTGGAATGATATCAACAGCAACCAATCCTGAATTCGAAAGAATCTTAGAAAGCTCATCCTTTTCAACCTTTTGTTTGTCAACTGTGTCTGCATGCTCTGTTTCTGCTCGTTCGCTCAATTGTTGCATTTCTGCCTTCCTACGTTCCTAAACTAAGTTAGTAATTCAGCCATAACTGGattctttaaaaacatACAAGACGTTCTTTTTGACGATTCCTAGACTTTTTAGTTTCCTTGGGTTGATCTACTGCTTCActctttgaattttcagGTGACTTCTTGGGTTTGTCCAAATCCGTCGACTCCATTTGTTTTAGCAATGTAGCAACAAGATCATCCTGCTCATTGCCTTCCTCTGGCTCCTCGGTCCGTTCAAGATCCGTTCTTTCCTGCGCGTGCCTTTGAGACAAATCGGCTTCCATGTCGGCGATTTTTTGCTGAActtgcttcttttgctttttgtttccctCTTTGGCTTGCCTCCTAAGAGAAGCAATAGAACTTTGAAGCTGTTTATGCTCTTCTCTCTGTTTACTGAACAATTCCTCCATCATTAAATATTGGCTGTGTTCAAGTCTGAAGATATCGTATACACCAAATCTTCAGTTTACTTTGTACTATGGACTTAAAatttgttgcttttttttaactaTATAACATCTGAACAGTTCATTTGCGAAGGTAAATTTCTATCTTGATCATTATGaaggaaacgaaaaattaaGTCTCCAATTGGCAGCTATATTTAAATCATgcttatatttattttgtaataaatTGAATATAAATTGAAAACCCAAAGAATCCGTTCTATTAACCTACATAAACCATGTACATAATTTGTTGAAGCAACTTAAGTAAAAAAGTATGTCAAACGCATGTACAtactgtttttctttgatgtgtttttttaacaaatgaaaaagggCCAAAATGTACCAAGTACCAACTTTTGACAAAGCATCTCTCAAGTGAGTTGAACAAGGAATTAAAAGCTATGTTGCTCGTCATCCCAACAAATGGATATTTTAAATCAAGAGTCGATTACAAAATCAAGTAACTCTTTGGATAACCTCAACAGCTGATATGAGTTTATTGGAATGTGCTGAGACTATGAATTAAAAGAtccattattttttttttttacacgCAAGGACAGCTTCCATTAAAGCCAAGAATTAGGCGTCTTttagctttcttttcctgcGAGCTTCTGAATCTTTCCCTTTCGACTTCTTA
This window harbors:
- the gcn5 gene encoding SAGA complex histone acetyltransferase catalytic subunit Gcn5 — protein: MNLNHPSEKEEEKDTLMEVDKPASTSIGEESKETNMGKHAQSSLATKGNDTDSRKGQQLLSSDMNVDFDVGQLKILEKPAALEEKRGIIKFRVVANDDHPESFIMLTGLKNIFMKQLPKMPKEYITRLIYDRNHLSMTIVKDNLHVVGGITYRPFEQREFAEIVFCAIASTEQVRGYGSHLMNHLKDYVRGTSKVQHFLTYADNYAIGYFKKQGFTQEINLSKEIWMGYIKDYEGGTLMQCTMLPKIKYLEASVILAIQKASVISKINRLTRSNLVYPGLDVFKYGPAHIEPNQVPGLMEVGWCKEMEDLAQQPKPKPFFAVLEMLFTEMQNHPSSWPFAQPVNREDVPDYYEVIEHPVDLSTMEYRLRNNQYESVEEFIRDAKLIFNNCRQYNDPSTTYYKNADRLEKFFQKQLSETEYSHLAD
- a CDS encoding spliceosomal complex subunit; the protein is MNVDSIFQTANESSKKRTFNEPDSTEKSLGKRRTDEPEIQDIEDEAEFDEEGGRFFGSGLSEREKESLHFLDQNEETEQPVTLTTNELKKKVVKLEKSLNQNQELRSKYPESPEKFIESEADLDEEIRSFNIISEYPSLFPLFIKLGCVTTFLELLTHENADIMITVVDLFLELTNEDIDDEALNSLFEASIQTGFLQVLVSGIKRLDEKNEADRHGVYSILSLFENLVSIDNEVCSIVAQKTDLLQWLLQRISVSETYISTNLQYSVEVLAIFLSHSRDARKSVCELNGTDLLLRKISPYRLRDPSQGLEEETMENVFDCLSSLTQETYGKDSFMKEEGIELCILNMKNKGKSRESSFKVIDYLLFGPLSMPYCQHFVQAGGLKHIFSTFMKSQSSETIDHLLAIFCSLFRSLPADTIERMRFYRKFSENDCEKTRKIFSIYRKLNAQIEKVNKQKDSDRTAETEEEKSTRWFLVQIDHGLFAFQSVVVILGWLCVEDNHMLEIIRLLLTEANFSMNDLKEKLFLYYESLEDPAIQNEESDDVYRIEEKPMIAALLEEFPEN
- a CDS encoding SPAC1952.04c-like, conserved protein translates to MFFFFFLPLGLQDFWHNKSKYAKLQLTCPRCFNKSVRVCRHWKTLSIIILPILPVYTSKALRCSVCKWWEPTNKHLIEQKIRDEPRLQSARLQAHPGMQYPHPATTIQQPCYEPSGSNPSQDQSHSKPQRHSEEPLPPYS
- the otu2 gene encoding ubiquitin specific cysteine protease, OTU family, Otu2, with product MMEELFSKQREEHKQLQSSIASLRRQAKEGNKKQKKQVQQKIADMEADLSQRHAQERTDLERTEEPEEGNEQDDLVATLLKQMESTDLDKPKKSPENSKSEAVDQPKETKKSRNRQKERLERRKAEMQQLSERAETEHADTVDKQKVEKDELSKILSNSGLVAVDIIPDGHCLFASISHQLNYHFNIKLNYHQLRDRAANYIFKHGDEYSGFLLDEDTGEVMSVEQYCNEIRTTGKWGGDIEIQALSNDVQVPIYVYNTNGPIIKFEPQEAKHTTPVCIAYYQHLYGLGAHYNSLVYNNK